A single Callithrix jacchus isolate 240 chromosome 4, calJac240_pri, whole genome shotgun sequence DNA region contains:
- the MDC1 gene encoding mediator of DNA damage checkpoint protein 1 isoform X7: MQRLKSQPGTRHLSSETVGALMYHRLDVPLPFVSRGPLTVEETPRVQGGTQPQRLLLAEDSEEEVDSLSERCVIKKSRTTSSSVGMIVPESDEEGNSPVLGGPGLPFAFTLNSDTVAEDQQPATEEASSAARRGAAIEPEQSEAEVTTEIQLEKNQPSVKERDNDTKVKRGAGNGVVLAGMMLERSQPPAEDSDTDVDDDSRPPGRPAEVHLERVQPLGFIDSDTDIEEEGIPATPAVVPMKKRKIFHGVGIRGPGAPGLAHLQESQAGSDTDMEEGKAPQAVPLKKSQASMVINSDTDDEEEVSAALTLARLKESQPALWNRDAEEDMAQPVVLLQRSQTTTGRDSDTDEEEKLPVENKEAVPKGHTKIRALFRAHSEKNQHSFRDSDKSVEADKSSPGIHLERSQASTTVDINTQVKESAMVPMQGTNQTDVEAGGGREKLLVVSLEEAWPPPHGLCETDAEEGTSLAASAVADVRKSQLPAEGDAGAEWATAVLKQERALKVGAQGQSPVAQMEQDLPISRENLTDLVVDTDALGESTQRQGEGAQVPTGREREPHVGGTKDSKDNCDDSEDLDLQATQCFLERKNQSLEVQSMEDEPTQTFMLTPPQEPGPSHCSFQTPGSLDEPWEVLATQPFCLRESKDSETQPFDTYLEACGSCLSPPRAIPGDQHPESPVHTEPMGIQGREMQTMDKDMGIPKETTERMAPERVPLERETEKLMPERQTDVTGEEELTRGMQDREQKQLLARDSQRQESGKKGESASPKRNRESSKVEIQTSEEIQEKEVEKQTLPSKTFERDVERPVADRECEPAELEGKVPKVILERGTQRGEPEGGSRDQKGQASSPTPEPGVGARDFPEPASAPIPSGSQSGERGSPVSPRRHQKGLNCKMPPAKKASRIRAAKKASRGDQESPDACLHPTVPETSAPPLKPLNSQSQKRLAPQPLLSPFPPSIEPTIPKTRQNGNREAPGTPLSSELEPFHPKPKIITQKSSRMTPFPATSAALEPQPSTSTTHPDTPKPTSQATRGKTNRSSVKTPETFVPTAPELQPSTSTDQPVTPEPTFQATRGRKNRFSVKTPETVVPTAPEPHPSTSRDQPVTPKPTSQATRGKTNRSSIKTPETFVPTAPELQPSTSTNQLVTHEFTSWATRGRTNRSSVKTPESTVPVAPELPPSTSTDQPVTPEPTSRTTRGRTNKSSVKTPESVVSTAPELQPCTSTDQLVTPEPTSQTTRGRTNKSAVKSPESVVSTAPELQPCTSTDQLVTPEPTSRATRGRKNRSSVKNPERVISTAPELQASTSTDQPVTPEPTSQATRRRKNRSSVKTPETVVPIASELQASAFTDQPVTPEPTSQATRGRKNRPSVKTPETVVPIASELQASASTDQPVTPEPTFQATRGRKNRSSVKTPETVVPIASELQASASTDQPVTPEPTSQATRGRKNRPSVKTPETVVPIASELQASASTDQPVTPEPTSRTTRGRTNRSSVKTPESVVPTAPELQVSASTVQPVTPEPTSQTTRGRTNRSSVKTPESVVPIAPELQPSTSRNQLVTPEPTSRATRGRTDGSSVRTPEPVVPTAPEPLPTTSIDQPVTPKPTSRATRGRVNRSSVKTPKPVEPAASNLEPLIPTDLPVTPEAIAQGSQSKTLRSSIVSAVSVPTTLEFQSPVTTDQPISPEPIPQASCSKRQRVIGNPGSLKTPIDHKPCSAPLETKSQASRNQRWGAVREAESLTAIPEPASFQLLETPTHASQIQKVEAVGRSRFTSEPQPKVSQSRKRAFATTDSPPLQKQPRREVSQKTVFLKEELEDTTEKPGKEEDVMTPKPGKKKRDQAEEEPNSIQSRSLRRTKFTRESTAPKVLFTGVVDAQGERAVLALGGSLADSAAEASHLVTDRIRRTVKFLCALGRGIPILSLDWLHQSRKAGCFLPPDEYVVTDPEQEKNFGFSLQDALSRARERRLLEGYEIHVTPGVQPPPPQMGEIISCCGGTVLPSMPRSYKPQRVVITCSQDFPRCSVPRRVGLPLLSPEFLLTGVLKQEAKPEAFVLSPLEMSST, from the exons ATGCAGAGATTGAAATCTCAGCCTGGGACAAGGCACCTATCCTCCGAGACTGTGGGAGCCTTAATG TACCATCGCCTGGATGTCCCCCTGCCCTTTGTCTCCCGGGGCCCTCTGACTGTAGAAGAGACACCCAGGGTACAGGGAGGAACTCAACCCCAGAGGCTTCTGTTGGCTGAGGACTCAGAGGAGGAAGTAG ATTCTCTTTCTGAAAGGTGTGTGATAAAAAAATCAAGGACAACATCTTCCTCCGTGGGAATGATAGTTCCAGAGAG TGATGAAGAGGGGAATTCCCCTGTCCTGGGTGGCCCTGGGCTGCCTTTTGCCTTCACTTTGAACAGTGACACAGTTGCAGAAGATCAGCAACCAGCCACAGAGGAGGCCTCCTCAGCTGCCAGAAGAGGTGCTGCTATAGAGCCAGAGCAGTCTGAAGCTGAAGTCACAACTGAAATCCAGCTTGAAAAGAATCAGCCTTCAGTGAAGGAGAGGGACAATGACACAAAAGTCAAGAGGGGTGCAGGGAATGGGGTTGTTTTAGCTGGGATGATGCTGGAGAGGAGCCAACCTCCTGCAGAGGACAGTGACACAGATGTGGATGATGACAGCAGGCCTCCTGGAAGGCCAGCTGAGGTCCATTTAGAAAGGGTTCAGCCTCTTGGCTTCATCGACAGTGACACTGATATAGAAGAAGAGGGGATCCCAGCAACCCCAGCTGTAGTTCCtatgaagaagaggaagatctTCCATGGAGTTGGTATAAGGGGTCCTGGAGCACCAGGGCTGGCCCATCTGCAGGAGAGTCAGGCTGGTAGTGATACAGATATGGAGGAGGGCAAAGCCCCACAGGCTGTCCCTCTGAAAAAAAGCCAAGCTTCCATGGTGATCAATAGCGATACAGATGATGAGGAAGAAGTCTCAGCAGCGCTGACTTTAGCACGTCTGAAAGAGAGTCAACCTGCTCTATGGAACAGAGATGCAGAAGAGGACATGGCCCAACCTGTGGTCCTTCTGCAGCGAAGCCAAACCACCACTGGGAGAGACAGTGACACAGATGAGGAGGAAAAGCTCCCAGTGGAAAATAAAGAAGCTGTCCCCAAGGGTCACACAAAGATTAGAGCCCTTTTTAGAGCGCATTCAGAAAAAAACCAACATTCTTTTAGGGACAGTGATAAGAGTGTGGAAGCAGATAAGAGTTCACCTGGGATCCACCTGGAGAGAAGCCAAGCCTCCACCACAGTGGACATCAACACACAAGTGAAGGAGTCAGCCATGGTGCCTATGCAGGGGACAAATCAAACAGATGTGGAAGCAGGTGGGGGACGAGAAAAGCTGCTTGTGGTATCTCTAGAAGAAGCCTGGCCTCCTCCACATGGGCTCTGTGAAACAGATGCAGAGGAGGGCACCTCCTTGGCAGCCTCAGCAGTTGCAGATGTAAGAAAGAGCCAGCTTCCAGCAGAAGGGGATGCTGGGGCAGAGTGGGCAACAGCTGTTCTTAAGCAGGAGAGAGCTCTTAAGGTGGGGGCCCAAGGTCAATCACCTGTGGCACAAATGGAGCAGGACCTCCCTATCTCAAGAGAGAACCTCACAGATCTGGTGGTGGATACAGATGCTTTAGGGGAATCCACCCAGCGACAGGGAGAGGGAGCCCAGGTCCCcacaggaagggagagagaaccACATGTGGGTGGAACCAAGGACTCTAAAGACAACTGTGATG ATTCTGAAGATCTGGACCTACAAGCTACCCAATGCTTTCTGGAGAGAAAGAATCAGAGCTTAGAAG TCCAGAGTATGGAGGATGAACCTACCCAGACCTTCATGTTGACTCCACCCCAAGAACCTGGCCCTTCCCATTGCAGCTTCCAGACACCAG GTAGCCTAGATGAACCATGGGAGGTCCTGGCTACACAGCCATTCTGTCTGAGAGAGTCCAAGGACTCTGAGACCCAGCCTTTTGACACCTACCTTGAGGCCTGTGGATCTTGCCTGTCTCCACCTAGGGCAATACCAGGAGACCAACATCCAGAGAGCCCAGTCCACACAGAGCCAATGGGGATTCAAGGCAGAGAGATGCAGACTATGGATAAAGATATGGGTATAccaaaagaaacaacagagagGATGGCCCCTGAGAGAGTGCCATTGGAGAGGGAAACTGAGAAACTGATgccagaaagacagacagatgtAACAGGAGAGGAAGAATTAACCAGGGGCATGCAGGACAGAGAACAAAAACAGTTGTTAGCTAGAGACAGTCAGAGACAAGAATCTGGCAAAAAGGGGGAAAGTGCAAGTCCTAAAAGAAATAGGGAGAGTTCAAAGGTAGAAATTCAGACATCTGAGGAAATACAGGAGAAAGAAGTAGAGAAGCAGACCCTTCCAAGCAAAACATTTGAGAGAGACGTAGAGAGACCAGTAGCAGACAGAGAGTGTGAGCCAGCTGAGTTAGAAGGGAAGGTGCCCAAAGTGATCCTGGAGAGAGGCACACAGAGGGGGGAGCCAGAGGGAGGGAGCCGGGACCAGAAAGGGCAGGCCTCCAGCCCAACACcagagcctggggtgggggcgAGGGACTTTCCAgaacctgcctcagcccccataCCTTCTGGGAGCCAGTCAGGTGAAAGGGGATCCCCAGTGAGCCCCAGGAGGCATCAGAAAG GCCTGAATTGCAAGATGCCACCTGCTAAGAAGGCTTCCAGGATCAGAGCTGCTAAGAAAGCTTCCAGG GGTGATCAGGAATCTCCAGATGCTTGTCTGCATCCTACAGTGCCTGAAACGTCAGCCCCACCCCTAAAGCCCCTTAACTCTCAGAGCCAGAAACGTCTTGCACCTCAgccccttctttctccctttccaccTTCTATCGAGCCAACCATTCCTAAGACCAGGCAAAATGGGAATCGGGAAGCTCCAGGGACTCCCTTGTCCTCAGAGCTGGAGCCTTTTCATCCAAAGCCTAAGATCATAACTCAGAAGTCCTCCAGGATGACACCCTTTCCAGCTACCTCAGCTGCCCTTGAGCCCCAGCCTTCCACCTCCACAACCCATCCAGACACTCCCAAGCCCACATCTCAGGCCACTAGGGGCAAGACAAATAGGTCCTCTGTCAAGACCCCTGAAACATTTGTCCCCACAGCCCCTGAGCTCCAGCCTTCCACTTCCACAGACCAGCCTGTCACACCTGAGCCCACATTTCAGGCTACTAGGGGAAGAAAAAATAGATTCTCTGTCAAGACCCCTGAAACAGTTGTCCCCACAGCCCCTGAGCCCCACCCTTCCACCTCCAGAGACCAGCCTGTCACTCCCAAGCCCACATCTCAGGCCACTAGGGGCAAGACAAATAGGTCCTCTATCAAGACCCCTGAAACATTTGTACCTACAGCCCCTGAGCTCCAGCCTTCCACCTCCACAAACCAACTTGTCACCCATGAGTTTACGTCTTGGGCTACTAGGGGCAGGACAAATAGGTCCTCTGTCAAGACCCCTGAATCAACTGTCCCTGTAGCCCCTGAGCTCCCACCTTCCACCTCCACAGACCAGCCTGTCACCCCTGAGCCCACATCTCGGACCACTAGGGGCAGGACAAATAAGTCCTCTGTCAAGACTCCTGAATCAGTTGTATCCACAGCCCCTGAGCTCCAACCTTGCACCTCCACAGACCAGCTTGTCACCCCTGAGCCCACATCTCAGACCACTAGGGGCAGGACAAATAAGTCCGCTGTCAAGTCCCCTGAATCAGTTGTATCCACAGCCCCTGAGCTCCAACCTTGCACCTCCACAGACCAGCTTGTCACCCCTGAGCCCACATCTCGGGCTactagaggaagaaaaaatagatcCTCTGTCAAGAACCCTGAACGAGTTATCTCCACAGCCCCTGAGCTCCAGGCCTCCACCTCCACAGACCAGCCTGTCACCCCTGAGCCTACATCTCAGGCTACTAGGCGAAGAAAAAATAGGTCCTCTGTCAAGACCCCTGAAACAGTAGTCCCCATAGCCTCTGAGCTCCAGGCTTCTGCCTTCACAGACCAGCCTGTCACCCCTGAGCCCACATCTCAGGCTACTAGGGGAAGAAAAAATAGGCCCTCTGTCAAGACCCCTGAAACAGTTGTCCCCATAGCCTCTGAGCTCCAGGCTTCTGCCTCCACAGACCAGCCTGTCACCCCTGAGCCCACATTTCAGGCTACTAGGGGAAGAAAAAATAGGTCCTCTGTCAAGACCCCTGAAACAGTTGTCCCCATAGCCTCTGAGCTCCAGGCTTCTGCCTCCACAGACCAGCCTGTCACCCCTGAGCCCACATCTCAGGCTACTAGGGGAAGAAAAAATAGGCCCTCTGTCAAGACCCCTGAAACAGTTGTCCCCATAGCCTCTGAGCTCCAGGCTTCTGCCTCCACAGACCAGCCTGTCACCCCTGAGCCCACATCTCGGACCACTAGGGGCAGGACAAACAGGTCCTCTGTCAAGACCCCTGAATCAGTCGTACCCACAGCCCCTGAGCTCCAGGTTTCTGCCTCCACAGTTCAACCTGTAACCCCTGAGCCTACATCTCAGACCACTAGGGGCAGGACAAATAGGTCCTCTGTCAAGACCCCTGAATCAGTTGTCCCTATAGCCCCTGAGCTCCAGCCTTCGACCTCCAGAAACCAGCTTGTCACCCCTGAGCCCACATCTAGGGCCACTAGGGGCAGGACAGATGGGTCTTCTGTCAGGACCCCTGAACCAGTTGTCCCCACAGCCCCTGAGCCCCTTCCTACAACCTCCATAGACCAGCCTGTCACACCTAAGCCCACATCTAGAGCCACTAGAGGAAGAGTAAATAGGTCCTCTGTCAAGACTCCCAAACCAGTTGAACCAGCAGCCTCTAATCTTGAGCCTCTTATCCCCACAGACCTGCCTGTCACCCCTGAGGCCATAGCTCAGGGTAGTCAGAGCAAAACACTGAGGTCTTCTATAGTAAGTGCTGTGTCCGTTCCTACCACCCTTGAATTCCAGTCCCCTGTTACCACAGATCAGCCTATTTCCCCTGAGCCTATTCCTCAAGCTAGTTGCAGCAAGAGGCAGAGAGTCATTGGGAATCCTGGCTCCCTCAAAACTCCCATTGACCATAAGCCTTGCTCTGCACCCCTGGAAACTAAATCCCAGGCCTCAAGGAACCAAAGATGGGGAGCAGTTAGAGAAGCTGAATCCCTTACAGCCATTCCTGAGCCTGCCTCTTTCCAGCTTCTTGAGACACCAACTCATGCCTCCCAGatccaaaaggtggaagcagTAGGTAGATCTAGGTTTACCTCAGAGCCCCAGCCTAAGGTCTCTCAAAGCCGCAAGAGGGCTTTTGCTACCACGGATTCACCACCACTTCAAAAACAGCCCCGAAGAGAAGTCTCCCAGAAGACAGTGTTTCTCAAGGAAGAGTTAGAAGATACTACAGAGAAGCCAGGGAAAGAAGAG GATGTCATGACTCcaaaaccaggcaagaaaaagagagaccagGCAGAGGAGGAGCCCAATAGCATACAGAGCCGCAGCCTCCGACGGACCAAATTTACCCGGGAATCAACAGCCCCCAAA GTGCTCTTCACAGGAGTGGTGGATGCCCAGGGAGAGCGGGCCGTGCTGGCACTGGGGGGAAGTCTGGCTGATTCAGCGGCAGAGGCTTCCCACCTGGTCACTGATCGAATCCGCCGGACAGTCAAGTTCCTGTGTGCCCTGGGGCGGGGAATCCCCATTCTCTCCCTGGACTGGCTGCATCAG TCCCGCAAGGCTGGTTGCTTCTTACCCCCGGATGAATATGTGGTGACTGATCCTGAGCAAGAGAAGAACTTTGGCTTTAGCCTTCAAGATGCTCTGAGCCGGGCTCGGGAGCGAAGGCTGCTGGAG GGCTATGAGATCCATGTGACCCCTGGAGTCCAGCCACCACCACCTCAGATGGGAGAGATCATCAGCTGCTGTGGAGGCACTGTCCTACCCAGCATGCCTCGGTCCTATAAG